Proteins encoded in a region of the Triticum dicoccoides isolate Atlit2015 ecotype Zavitan chromosome 3A, WEW_v2.0, whole genome shotgun sequence genome:
- the LOC119272295 gene encoding elicitor-responsive protein 1-like → MGRGLLEVHLVDAKGLSGTDFLGKIDPYVIVQYRSQERKSRTARDAGRNPSWNEVFRFQINSSAANGQDKLVFRIMDHDNFSRDDFLGQATISVTGLISMGMESGKSQLNPAKYRVVTADNSYHGEIKIGITFTAAKVDAHGKVEEDGAQVGGWTHRFREHKA, encoded by the exons ATGGGGCGCGGTCTTCTTGAGGTGCATCTGGTCGACGCCAAGGGCCTCTCCGGCACCGATTTCCTCG GGAAGATCGACCCGTATGTGATCGTGCAGTACCGGAGCCAGGAGCGCAAGAGCCGCACCGCCCGAG ATGCGGGGAGGAACCCGAGCTGGAACGAGGTGTTCAGGTTCCAGATCAACTCCTCCGCCGCCAATGGGCAAGATAAGCTGGTCTTCCGGATCATGGACCACGACAACTTCTCCCGCGACGATTTCCTCGGCCAAGCAAC GATCAGTGTGACTGGCCTGATCAGCATGGGCATGGAGAGCGGCAAGTCGCAGCTGAACCCGGCCAAGTACAGGGTGGTCACCGCCGACAACTCGTACCACGGCGAGATCAAAATCGGCATCACCTTCACTGCCGCAAAGGTTGATGCCCATGGCAAGGTTGAAGAAGACGGAGCACAGGTTGGAGGCTGGACGCACAGATTTCGTGAGCACAAGGCCTGA